In one Rhodothermaceae bacterium genomic region, the following are encoded:
- a CDS encoding proline--tRNA ligase codes for MRLSKFFGQTLREAPSESDSASSQMLVRAGYVRQLAAGLYSYLPLAHRSLRKIEQILREEMDAIGGQEMCMPVVHPAEIWQESGRWYEIGDEMGRFQDRKGRELVLAMTHEEVVTNLCKSEIRSYRQLPQMVYHIQTKFRDEPRARGGLIRVREFVMKDSYTLDKDFEGLQSQYEAHYDAYHRIGARLGLNLVAVQSDPGMMGGKVAHEFMYISPVGEDSLAICEETGYASNLDVASFQKIPEPAGAPEPLTRVHTPGQSTIAKVADFCGVTTRQTGKMVFYMGNFGAEDPPRLIAACVRGDMEINELQLRYAVKAQALRPAEAEEIIAAGCVPGYASMCDIDRTKALLVVDDLIPESTNLIAGANERDWHYTGANYGRDFTADVIAPIALAYDGAPDPIDGKPLQVVRGIEVGNIFQLGTRYSSSMGATYTDEDGEGFPIVMGSYGIGVGRALACVAEEYSDDYGMDLPISVAPYHVILVSLGREGEVHEAAETLYHELLAAGVEILYDDRAVSPGVKFADADLRGIPLRCTVSSRSLKRGGAEFGRRRSKDLAILPLKQAVEQIQAGITECFNALNQRLEDPPTWASRSGSA; via the coding sequence ATGCGTCTGTCGAAGTTTTTTGGCCAAACCCTGCGCGAGGCACCTTCCGAATCAGATTCAGCATCCAGTCAGATGCTTGTACGGGCCGGATATGTGCGTCAACTGGCTGCTGGCCTGTACTCCTATCTCCCCCTAGCCCATCGATCTCTGCGCAAGATTGAACAGATCCTCCGTGAAGAGATGGACGCAATCGGCGGGCAGGAGATGTGCATGCCTGTCGTGCATCCAGCCGAAATTTGGCAGGAGTCCGGGCGGTGGTATGAGATCGGAGACGAGATGGGGCGGTTTCAGGATCGTAAAGGACGGGAATTGGTCCTGGCCATGACCCATGAAGAGGTTGTGACTAACCTTTGTAAATCAGAGATCCGCTCCTACCGGCAATTACCGCAGATGGTCTACCATATACAGACAAAATTTCGGGACGAGCCGCGCGCCAGAGGAGGACTCATACGTGTACGTGAATTTGTTATGAAAGACTCCTACACGCTGGACAAAGACTTTGAGGGTCTTCAATCTCAATACGAAGCACACTACGACGCCTACCACCGCATTGGGGCAAGGCTAGGGCTTAACCTGGTCGCTGTGCAAAGTGATCCTGGGATGATGGGAGGCAAGGTGGCACATGAGTTCATGTACATCTCTCCTGTTGGTGAAGATTCTCTGGCGATTTGCGAGGAGACCGGGTATGCATCCAACCTGGATGTAGCAAGTTTTCAAAAAATTCCGGAGCCTGCCGGTGCACCCGAGCCTCTGACCCGTGTGCATACACCCGGACAATCCACCATCGCCAAAGTGGCTGACTTCTGCGGGGTTACCACGCGCCAGACTGGGAAAATGGTGTTCTACATGGGGAATTTCGGTGCAGAAGATCCTCCTCGTCTTATCGCCGCCTGTGTTCGTGGGGACATGGAAATCAACGAGCTCCAACTCCGCTACGCGGTCAAGGCACAGGCGCTCCGCCCTGCTGAGGCAGAAGAAATTATCGCGGCAGGGTGTGTGCCGGGCTACGCCTCCATGTGTGATATTGACCGCACCAAAGCACTCCTCGTGGTCGATGATCTGATTCCTGAATCAACCAATCTGATTGCCGGGGCAAATGAGCGTGACTGGCATTACACGGGTGCCAATTACGGGCGGGATTTTACCGCGGATGTCATCGCCCCGATTGCGCTGGCCTATGACGGTGCTCCCGATCCCATTGACGGAAAGCCGTTGCAGGTCGTCCGTGGCATCGAAGTTGGGAATATCTTCCAGTTGGGGACCCGCTACAGTTCCAGCATGGGAGCAACCTACACTGATGAAGATGGAGAAGGATTCCCAATCGTGATGGGATCCTATGGAATCGGGGTGGGGCGTGCGCTGGCCTGTGTTGCGGAAGAATACAGTGATGATTACGGGATGGATCTACCGATTTCGGTGGCTCCATACCACGTAATTCTAGTCTCACTGGGACGCGAAGGAGAGGTCCATGAAGCAGCCGAAACACTCTACCATGAATTGCTCGCTGCCGGGGTTGAGATACTCTACGATGATCGTGCTGTGAGCCCTGGCGTTAAGTTTGCCGACGCGGATCTTCGCGGCATCCCGTTACGATGCACGGTCAGCTCCCGCTCACTCAAGCGGGGAGGAGCAGAGTTTGGTCGCCGGCGAAGTAAAGATCTCGCGATCCTTCCCCTTAAGCAAGCCGTCGAACAGATTCAAGCAGGGATCACGGAATGCTTCAATGCACTGAACCAGCGACTGGAAGACCCCCCGACCTGGGCTTCCCGGTCCGGATCAGCCTGA
- a CDS encoding ferrous iron transport protein A — translation MVPSPLTSFCDGCTLKICSVYGCAQDRLRDVGIREGAHVEMLKNSDELIVRIESCRIGLRRDMAADVLAVPVSP, via the coding sequence ATGGTTCCTTCTCCTCTGACATCTTTTTGTGACGGGTGCACGCTCAAGATCTGTTCTGTATATGGATGTGCACAGGACAGGTTGCGTGATGTTGGCATACGGGAGGGGGCTCACGTGGAGATGCTCAAAAATTCTGACGAACTCATCGTGCGTATTGAAAGTTGCCGAATCGGGCTCCGCCGCGATATGGCTGCAGACGTTCTGGCAGTTCCCGTGAGCCCATGA
- a CDS encoding ferrous iron transport protein A produces MTLQDLRPGESGRILGFEPDAVMDRLMEMGMLPGSEVQVVRLAPLGDPMDLKVRGYHLSIRKAEAAQIRISKCEA; encoded by the coding sequence ATGACGCTTCAGGATTTACGCCCTGGCGAATCGGGCAGGATCCTGGGGTTTGAACCCGACGCAGTCATGGACCGCCTGATGGAGATGGGCATGCTCCCCGGTTCAGAAGTCCAAGTCGTGCGTCTGGCACCACTTGGTGATCCGATGGATCTTAAGGTTCGCGGATATCATCTTTCCATCCGAAAGGCCGAGGCAGCCCAGATACGCATATCCAAGTGCGAAGCATAA
- the feoB gene encoding ferrous iron transport protein B, with product MGVDVSSSTSIRVALVGNPNVGKTTLFNRLTGLNQRIANFPGVTVERKSGSLTGSPHVEVIDLPGTYSLTPRSLDERITYEVLVGRRDEAPDLVVCVVDAGNLERNLYVVSQVIDIEIPVILALNMVDAAEENGLVVDVPALETELGVPVVPLVASRGKGVDELKKQILDPPKPAQGYRWTLMDAVDAKIPALSKELVEEAPQVQLDHGRMEILRALAEDEALDTWRQIAPGFVRHIEELRKEFAERGIAWRHAEVSGRYAWLGPIVNKTVRRVKGAATLSDRIDAVLTHQIFGPLFFLVILVGIFQAVFSWATPAMDLIETGMSALAAGIQSVLPAGWATDLLTDGVVTGVGNVVVFLPQILLLFFFLGLMEDTGYMARSAFIMDRIMKRVGLSGGSVLPLLSSYACAIPGIMAARTLDNERDRLITIMVAPLMSCSARLPVYTLFIAAFIPAGTLGIFGYQGLAMFSMYMMGTVMAFVAAAILKRFVFTKGSESYFVMELPPYRRPRARQILWRMIQRSKVFAVRAGKIILACSIVLWFLASYPRVDTNAERTQVEMQAAQQREARYAEAETLLPTPDMALPALEGSLEGGDPTMAQIQSIMQQAELEYAAALDSARIVEQSAQIRGSAVGYLGRILEPVMQPLGFDWKISAGLVSAFAAREVIISTLGIIYSVADAEEGVALRDALKADRYPDGRPVFTPLVAVSLLVFFVFALQCMSTLAIARRETNTWRWPLVMWLYMTALAYIASLLVYQGGQLLGLS from the coding sequence ATCGGGGTTGACGTGTCCTCTTCAACTTCCATCCGCGTTGCCCTAGTTGGTAACCCCAACGTCGGCAAAACCACGCTCTTTAATCGGCTCACCGGCCTGAATCAGCGGATCGCTAATTTTCCAGGAGTCACGGTTGAGCGGAAGTCAGGAAGCCTGACAGGATCACCACATGTTGAAGTGATTGATCTCCCTGGCACGTACAGTCTTACCCCAAGATCCCTGGACGAACGGATTACCTATGAGGTTTTGGTAGGGCGCAGGGACGAAGCACCAGATCTTGTGGTTTGCGTGGTGGATGCCGGTAACCTGGAACGCAACCTCTACGTTGTCAGCCAGGTGATCGACATAGAAATACCAGTGATCTTGGCCCTGAATATGGTGGACGCAGCGGAAGAAAACGGGTTGGTTGTAGATGTACCTGCGCTGGAAACGGAGCTTGGGGTCCCGGTCGTCCCACTCGTTGCCTCCCGGGGTAAGGGAGTTGATGAGCTAAAAAAGCAGATCCTGGATCCTCCCAAACCTGCACAGGGGTATCGATGGACGCTCATGGATGCGGTGGATGCAAAGATTCCAGCTCTGTCCAAGGAGCTGGTTGAGGAAGCTCCGCAAGTCCAGCTTGATCACGGCAGGATGGAAATTTTGCGTGCACTGGCGGAAGACGAAGCATTGGATACATGGCGCCAGATCGCGCCCGGGTTTGTGCGCCACATTGAAGAGCTGCGGAAAGAATTTGCCGAGCGGGGGATTGCATGGAGGCATGCGGAAGTAAGTGGGCGGTACGCATGGCTGGGGCCCATCGTCAATAAGACGGTACGCAGAGTGAAGGGGGCAGCGACGCTCAGTGATCGGATTGATGCAGTCCTAACCCATCAAATTTTTGGCCCCCTGTTCTTCCTAGTCATCCTAGTTGGTATTTTTCAGGCCGTTTTTTCGTGGGCGACGCCCGCCATGGATTTGATTGAAACTGGAATGTCAGCATTGGCGGCAGGGATCCAGTCCGTCCTTCCAGCTGGCTGGGCAACAGATCTCCTGACCGATGGTGTGGTTACCGGAGTAGGCAATGTGGTAGTGTTCCTCCCTCAGATATTGCTTCTCTTTTTCTTCTTGGGCCTCATGGAAGACACAGGGTATATGGCCCGCAGTGCGTTCATTATGGATCGAATCATGAAGCGTGTAGGGTTGAGTGGAGGCTCTGTCCTGCCACTACTCAGTTCATATGCCTGTGCGATTCCGGGAATCATGGCTGCCAGAACGCTTGATAATGAGCGGGATCGTCTGATCACGATCATGGTCGCACCCCTGATGAGCTGCTCCGCTCGCTTGCCAGTCTACACCCTCTTCATTGCTGCCTTCATCCCTGCGGGGACACTGGGGATATTTGGCTACCAGGGGCTGGCGATGTTCTCAATGTATATGATGGGGACGGTAATGGCGTTTGTGGCCGCAGCGATCCTGAAGCGGTTTGTCTTCACCAAGGGCTCCGAGAGCTACTTTGTGATGGAGCTGCCTCCTTATCGGCGGCCCCGAGCGCGCCAGATACTTTGGCGCATGATTCAGCGCTCCAAAGTATTTGCGGTGCGTGCAGGGAAAATTATTTTGGCCTGTAGCATCGTTCTGTGGTTCCTGGCAAGTTATCCGCGTGTTGATACAAACGCTGAGAGGACGCAGGTTGAGATGCAGGCAGCACAGCAGCGCGAGGCAAGGTATGCCGAAGCAGAGACGCTTTTGCCAACACCAGATATGGCTTTACCTGCTCTGGAGGGTTCGCTGGAGGGCGGAGATCCTACAATGGCACAGATACAGTCCATCATGCAACAGGCAGAGCTTGAGTATGCTGCAGCGCTGGATAGTGCCCGTATTGTTGAACAGTCGGCTCAAATCCGAGGGAGTGCTGTTGGATATCTGGGACGGATTCTTGAACCTGTGATGCAGCCCCTGGGGTTCGACTGGAAGATTAGTGCGGGTCTGGTGAGCGCTTTCGCCGCACGTGAAGTGATCATCTCTACACTCGGCATCATTTATAGTGTTGCGGATGCGGAAGAGGGAGTGGCGCTGCGGGATGCGCTGAAAGCCGACCGCTATCCAGATGGACGCCCTGTATTTACGCCATTGGTGGCGGTCAGCCTGCTTGTATTTTTTGTGTTCGCGCTCCAGTGCATGAGTACGCTGGCGATTGCACGCCGGGAGACCAATACCTGGCGATGGCCCCTGGTCATGTGGCTTTACATGACAGCACTTGCGTACATAGCTTCCCTCCTGGTGTACCAGGGAGGACAATTGCTTGGCCTGTCCTAG
- a CDS encoding cyclase family protein, whose protein sequence is MKNLTLVSILLLSGMICSASRSQDAPDPAPDVMIDLSHSFDSTTIHWPTVQGFKLHETVKGWQEPGYYYEANSFEMAEHTGTHMDAPIHFAEGKWSAHEIPLENLIGPGVVVDVSDQVAENRDYQIGVVDLESWETEHGRLPDGAMVLFRTGFGEYWPDPVKYMGTDLLGPEALPHLDFPGIGADAARWLRDERSVDAVGIDTASLDYGQSDTYESHQELFQGNIIGFENLANLDKLPPKGFTIIALPMKIKGGSGGPVRIIAMMHN, encoded by the coding sequence ATGAAAAATCTCACGCTCGTATCCATCCTCTTGCTTTCAGGGATGATCTGCAGCGCGTCGAGATCACAGGATGCCCCTGATCCCGCTCCTGATGTGATGATAGATCTCTCGCATAGCTTCGATTCGACCACAATCCATTGGCCAACCGTCCAGGGATTTAAGCTCCATGAGACTGTCAAAGGATGGCAGGAGCCCGGTTACTACTACGAGGCAAACTCGTTTGAAATGGCAGAACATACCGGTACCCATATGGATGCTCCGATTCACTTTGCGGAGGGGAAGTGGTCCGCCCACGAAATCCCCCTGGAAAACCTTATCGGACCAGGGGTTGTAGTGGATGTGAGTGATCAGGTGGCCGAGAATCGGGATTATCAAATCGGTGTTGTTGATCTGGAATCGTGGGAAACCGAACATGGGAGGCTGCCGGATGGGGCAATGGTGTTATTTCGAACTGGCTTTGGCGAGTACTGGCCCGACCCCGTCAAGTATATGGGCACTGATTTGTTGGGACCGGAAGCGCTACCACACCTTGATTTTCCAGGTATCGGGGCAGATGCGGCACGGTGGCTACGGGATGAACGTAGTGTGGATGCTGTCGGAATTGATACGGCCAGCCTTGATTATGGCCAGTCAGACACTTACGAAAGTCATCAGGAGCTCTTTCAGGGCAACATTATTGGATTTGAAAATCTGGCAAACCTAGATAAATTGCCTCCCAAGGGGTTTACGATTATTGCTTTACCCATGAAGATCAAGGGTGGCAGTGGTGGTCCAGTCCGAATCATAGCTATGATGCACAACTAA
- a CDS encoding Lrp/AsnC family transcriptional regulator, with the protein MVSKKIDKIDARILNLLQASGRMKRVDIAARVGLSMTSVSDRMRKLEANGFLTGYHATVDPKEMGFDITAFIRVAVDTSSNYATLIEHVCGCNEVLEAHSITGEGSHILKVRSHDTTSLERLLGSIQSWPGVTGTRTSIVLSTYKETRELPVSPDN; encoded by the coding sequence ATGGTAAGCAAGAAAATTGACAAAATTGATGCCCGCATTCTGAACCTCCTGCAGGCCTCGGGGAGGATGAAGCGGGTCGACATCGCCGCACGCGTCGGGTTAAGTATGACCAGTGTAAGCGATCGCATGCGAAAGCTTGAGGCAAACGGATTCCTGACAGGCTATCATGCAACCGTGGATCCGAAGGAGATGGGGTTTGATATTACTGCCTTTATTCGCGTTGCAGTGGATACGTCAAGTAATTATGCCACCCTCATTGAGCATGTTTGTGGTTGCAACGAAGTACTTGAAGCGCATTCGATCACGGGAGAAGGCTCTCACATTCTGAAGGTTAGATCGCATGATACGACCTCGTTGGAGCGATTGCTTGGCAGTATTCAATCCTGGCCAGGGGTAACGGGCACGAGAACCAGCATTGTTCTGAGCACCTACAAGGAGACGCGTGAATTGCCTGTATCCCCAGATAACTAG
- a CDS encoding sigma-70 family RNA polymerase sigma factor, which produces MPEDQTKTGWSASSQKDRELVSRALEGDQRAYALLVQKYQKGLSLHIKRTIGETKGIEDLVQEAFMKAFNALDTYSTSYAFSTWLYKIASNHAIDYKRKRRLATISLDKPTQTKEGEVRQQVPDTTYRPDRKIEGGQRTNIIQEAIDSLPPKYHRVIVMRHQQEKSYEEIAQELDLPLGTVKAHIFRARRLLYTRLRDKRDSL; this is translated from the coding sequence ATGCCTGAAGATCAGACGAAGACCGGATGGTCAGCGTCCAGTCAGAAGGATCGTGAGCTGGTTTCCCGCGCACTGGAAGGGGATCAGCGCGCGTACGCACTGCTCGTTCAAAAATACCAGAAAGGGCTGTCCCTGCACATTAAGCGTACGATTGGGGAGACAAAAGGGATTGAAGATTTGGTTCAGGAGGCGTTCATGAAGGCATTCAATGCTTTGGATACGTACTCCACCAGTTACGCGTTTTCAACCTGGCTCTACAAGATTGCGTCCAATCATGCGATTGATTATAAGCGCAAGCGAAGGCTGGCGACGATCTCGTTGGACAAGCCAACGCAGACCAAAGAGGGTGAGGTCCGTCAGCAAGTCCCCGATACCACGTACCGGCCGGACCGTAAAATTGAGGGTGGACAGCGTACGAATATCATTCAGGAAGCGATTGATTCGCTGCCTCCCAAGTATCACCGGGTAATCGTAATGCGGCACCAGCAGGAAAAATCCTACGAAGAAATTGCTCAGGAACTGGATCTCCCACTCGGAACCGTCAAGGCGCATATTTTCCGGGCCCGGAGACTATTATACACACGCCTGCGGGATAAGCGTGATTCGCTGTGA
- the purB gene encoding adenylosuccinate lyase has product MIQRYTHSVMQKLWSEQRQFEVWLQVELAVCEAWSRIGVIPEDEVQTLRENASFDLQRIHEIEESTRHDVVAFTRAVSEGLGPEKKWVHYGLTSSDVVDTAWSVRLAEANQYIGEALEALLKVLHDRALEHRDTLMMGRTHGVHAEPTTFGLKLALYYAEMGRNLARFKAAAEEVRTGKLSGAVGTFAHTPPEVERITCELLGLEPEPIATQVIQRDRHANYVSVLALIGASLEKIAVEIRHLQRSEVREVEEAFGKGQKGSSAMPHKRNPIGSENITGCARLLRGYMVAAMENVALWHERDISHSSVERVILPDATTVVHYALLRLTRILQNLVVYPDRMQKNLDATYGLYNSQRLMLHLIDHGLTREEAYDLVQPLAMQSWKEGKPFESLVLASAEVMSHTSTKEVRDLFNAAHHTKQVDLLFSRVGITSSNP; this is encoded by the coding sequence ATGATTCAGCGATACACCCATTCGGTTATGCAGAAACTCTGGAGTGAGCAGCGCCAGTTTGAGGTGTGGCTTCAGGTAGAGTTGGCAGTTTGCGAGGCGTGGTCCAGGATCGGAGTCATTCCCGAAGATGAAGTTCAAACCCTTCGGGAAAACGCATCCTTTGACCTGCAGCGGATTCACGAGATAGAAGAATCTACGCGGCATGATGTGGTTGCGTTTACGCGTGCGGTCAGCGAGGGACTTGGACCGGAAAAGAAGTGGGTCCATTATGGCCTTACCTCATCCGATGTTGTAGATACGGCCTGGTCCGTACGGCTTGCAGAAGCGAATCAATACATTGGAGAAGCCCTTGAGGCCCTACTCAAGGTCTTGCATGACCGGGCCCTTGAGCACCGTGATACTCTAATGATGGGCAGGACCCATGGAGTGCATGCAGAACCGACCACCTTTGGGCTGAAGCTTGCGCTCTATTATGCAGAGATGGGCCGAAACCTTGCACGGTTCAAAGCGGCTGCTGAGGAGGTTCGAACAGGGAAATTGTCTGGAGCCGTCGGAACGTTTGCTCATACGCCACCGGAGGTCGAACGAATCACCTGTGAACTCCTCGGCCTTGAACCAGAGCCAATTGCTACGCAGGTAATCCAGCGGGATCGCCATGCAAATTACGTGAGCGTACTGGCACTCATAGGGGCCAGCCTTGAAAAGATTGCTGTGGAAATTCGGCACTTGCAGCGCAGCGAAGTCAGAGAGGTCGAGGAAGCGTTTGGGAAAGGGCAGAAAGGTTCCAGTGCCATGCCGCATAAACGCAATCCCATTGGTAGCGAAAATATCACGGGTTGCGCGCGGTTACTGCGCGGCTATATGGTGGCAGCAATGGAAAATGTAGCCTTGTGGCATGAGAGAGATATTTCACACTCCAGTGTGGAACGTGTGATTCTCCCCGATGCAACTACGGTCGTACATTATGCTCTGCTGAGATTGACACGTATTCTTCAAAACTTGGTTGTCTACCCTGATCGCATGCAGAAGAACCTGGATGCAACCTACGGTTTGTATAACAGCCAGCGATTGATGCTGCACCTGATTGACCACGGGCTGACGCGCGAAGAAGCATATGACCTAGTTCAGCCCCTTGCAATGCAAAGTTGGAAGGAAGGGAAGCCATTTGAGTCGTTGGTCCTGGCTTCTGCGGAGGTCATGTCCCATACCTCCACGAAAGAGGTTCGAGATCTCTTCAATGCAGCCCACCATACGAAACAGGTGGATTTACTTTTCTCACGCGTAGGAATTACAAGCTCTAACCCTTGA
- a CDS encoding TonB-dependent receptor: MLCGIADRAMRTLLVSVVVCVLAEPVFAQTGAVTGKVTDSETGLPLIGANVFITGTAIGRATDTEGVFEIRNLAPGVYTLRVSFVGYAAQESQITLTAGENYIWNVALVPGTDFDPVQVTAGRRNEKALDAPASIDVIIPREFQLDVAPTMAQSLRNVTGVDMVQTGVDRYEIVLRGFNNVFSRTTHVLTDYRKAGAASVGVNLHNIMPSLAIDTERIEVVRGPGSALYGPGGDTGVIHYISKDAFSYPGTTVSVSGGQRSMFNVQGRIATVLGKNLGVKLIGNYATADDFALQDCDPLLLEAERFSECPDPEDAVQLFVDGEREIRQRKLVLSGSVDWRMSGQTTLSVNGGIANLDGTMLSSIGTVQAKGLITGYAQLRLASGPFFAQAYVNAIDSRDSYIYGGDLITEVSEEYVLQGQYRQAIGSRQELIAGVDVTLEHVDKFGAYVQSTTKISDRLELTLALRGDYNNVVTDIQASPRVALVLKPTPSSSLRATYNRSFSSPLATDYFLNIVAASLGDLNVRARGGESGFTYSRNPDYLTLGAPTALVASSMLPGMEGVPTPVGIDTGVMYGLIYEGLVAIPDADLAMMLADAGVNIPASLISLLKQGLRPEVTPVQGFSPGTLALPNLSTLELVTDPELNNLPDLGPIKPAMTQSWEVGYKGIVRDKLLFTVDGYFAKRENFIGPLQAKTPFVLVPNLQQDLIRDISAGFAANEDIVNVLGLLGLTPQEGAEILVNVAGDDLPDSETPIAIVQTNENNMGVGHFPELMLTYPIFGSIQYFGMDISARILASDKLMFFGNASWISDDYFDHTELGEGSEDLELALNAPGFKFKVGGQYQRRNGLSLTASGRFMKGFPVIAGQYIGEVESYTIVDVGVGYSIYKAGIRADLGINNLFNSNHREFVGAPRLGRVASFRLTYTTDRGS; the protein is encoded by the coding sequence ATGTTGTGCGGAATAGCCGATCGAGCGATGCGTACCCTGCTGGTGAGTGTGGTCGTCTGCGTACTTGCTGAGCCTGTTTTTGCACAGACGGGGGCGGTTACCGGCAAGGTCACTGATTCAGAAACAGGCCTGCCGCTGATCGGTGCGAATGTGTTCATCACGGGGACGGCGATTGGACGTGCGACGGACACAGAGGGAGTCTTTGAGATCCGTAATCTTGCTCCCGGAGTCTATACGCTGCGTGTCAGTTTTGTTGGCTATGCGGCCCAGGAATCTCAGATCACCTTGACTGCGGGTGAGAATTATATATGGAATGTTGCTTTGGTGCCGGGAACGGATTTCGATCCGGTTCAGGTGACGGCCGGGCGCCGGAACGAGAAAGCACTGGATGCGCCTGCATCCATTGATGTGATCATTCCACGGGAGTTTCAACTGGACGTTGCTCCGACGATGGCGCAATCGCTGCGGAATGTGACGGGGGTGGATATGGTACAAACCGGAGTAGATCGCTATGAAATCGTGCTCCGGGGATTCAATAATGTCTTTTCGCGGACCACTCACGTACTGACCGATTACAGGAAAGCCGGTGCGGCATCGGTTGGGGTCAACCTGCACAATATTATGCCAAGCCTGGCTATTGACACGGAACGGATCGAAGTTGTACGTGGGCCAGGATCTGCACTTTACGGTCCTGGTGGAGATACCGGGGTCATCCATTATATCTCTAAAGATGCGTTCAGTTATCCTGGAACCACGGTTTCGGTAAGTGGGGGACAGCGATCCATGTTCAATGTCCAGGGCCGCATCGCAACCGTCTTGGGAAAAAATCTTGGCGTAAAATTGATTGGCAACTATGCAACGGCAGATGATTTTGCTCTTCAGGACTGTGATCCCTTACTTCTCGAAGCAGAGCGGTTCAGTGAGTGCCCCGATCCAGAGGATGCAGTGCAGCTGTTCGTAGACGGTGAACGCGAGATCCGGCAGCGTAAGCTGGTATTGTCGGGCAGCGTGGATTGGCGCATGAGTGGTCAAACCACACTTTCAGTCAATGGGGGTATTGCCAACCTTGATGGGACTATGCTCAGCAGTATTGGCACCGTTCAGGCCAAAGGATTGATCACCGGCTATGCTCAGCTTCGATTGGCCAGCGGACCATTCTTCGCGCAGGCTTATGTGAATGCAATCGATTCGCGTGATTCATACATATACGGGGGAGATCTCATTACAGAAGTTTCGGAAGAGTATGTACTGCAGGGTCAGTACAGGCAGGCGATTGGCTCTCGGCAGGAATTGATCGCAGGCGTTGACGTGACGCTGGAGCATGTGGACAAATTCGGCGCATATGTACAGTCAACCACAAAGATTTCGGACCGACTAGAATTGACGCTCGCACTTCGGGGAGACTACAACAACGTAGTGACGGACATTCAGGCATCTCCCCGGGTTGCACTTGTTCTAAAACCGACACCATCGTCAAGTCTGCGTGCAACATACAACCGCAGCTTTTCCTCGCCGCTTGCCACCGACTACTTCCTCAATATAGTTGCTGCTTCCCTTGGAGATCTCAATGTGCGGGCACGCGGTGGAGAAAGCGGCTTCACCTATTCCCGGAACCCGGACTATTTGACGCTCGGAGCTCCAACGGCGCTTGTCGCTTCTAGCATGCTTCCTGGTATGGAAGGCGTGCCAACTCCCGTTGGAATTGATACCGGTGTGATGTACGGACTGATTTACGAGGGATTAGTAGCAATCCCGGACGCTGACTTGGCCATGATGCTGGCGGATGCAGGGGTAAATATTCCCGCCTCATTGATCTCTCTTTTGAAGCAGGGACTAAGACCTGAAGTTACCCCGGTTCAGGGATTCAGTCCTGGAACTTTGGCATTACCCAATCTCAGTACACTAGAGCTCGTAACTGATCCTGAATTGAATAACCTCCCGGATTTGGGGCCGATTAAACCTGCAATGACCCAGTCATGGGAGGTCGGATACAAAGGAATCGTTCGCGATAAGCTCTTGTTCACGGTGGATGGGTATTTTGCGAAGCGGGAAAATTTTATCGGTCCACTCCAGGCCAAGACTCCGTTTGTGCTTGTCCCGAATCTGCAACAGGATCTCATCCGGGATATTTCGGCTGGGTTCGCAGCAAACGAAGACATCGTAAATGTACTGGGGTTACTGGGCTTAACTCCCCAAGAAGGTGCAGAAATATTGGTCAATGTCGCCGGGGATGATCTTCCCGACAGTGAAACTCCCATCGCGATCGTACAGACAAACGAGAATAACATGGGGGTGGGGCATTTTCCAGAGCTTATGTTGACCTATCCGATCTTTGGAAGCATTCAGTACTTCGGCATGGATATTTCAGCTCGGATCCTTGCCAGTGATAAACTGATGTTTTTCGGGAATGCATCCTGGATTAGTGACGATTATTTTGATCACACGGAGCTGGGCGAAGGATCCGAGGATTTGGAGCTGGCACTCAACGCTCCCGGCTTCAAATTCAAGGTTGGTGGGCAATACCAGCGCAGGAACGGCTTATCGCTGACTGCATCCGGGCGGTTCATGAAGGGTTTTCCTGTCATAGCAGGGCAGTATATAGGGGAAGTTGAGAGCTATACAATTGTTGATGTTGGTGTGGGATATTCGATCTATAAGGCTGGAATTCGCGCAGACCTGGGGATCAATAATCTTTTCAACAGCAATCACCGTGAGTTTGTAGGTGCTCCCAGGCTCGGTCGTGTTGCGTCTTTCCGACTCACCTACACAACGGATCGTGGAAGTTGA